One Lepisosteus oculatus isolate fLepOcu1 chromosome 13, fLepOcu1.hap2, whole genome shotgun sequence genomic region harbors:
- the dnajc28 gene encoding dnaJ homolog subfamily C member 28, giving the protein MSCSWLLWHLALEVHEALLPFRCPPARWLASYRMNPSLQDSYRLLQLSREGGSSPAEVKEAYLRLAKQYHPDSGALCTDPHKFSQLVAAYRAVLAHLAQQNEKARQSGEEEEEEEDGKSRLQAPQHRQYLSFEGVGLGTPSQRERQYRQFRVDRATEQVLDYRRREFERQAGEEGALMAQEVRRSSRQVKITQAVERLVEDLIQESMAKGDFSNLRGAGKPLGKFSHNPYADPMTHNLNRILIDNGYQPEWIVAQKEIRETVDKLRARLLASRGRLGDPLSPAEQRLWQQECKAFGEELAKLNKKVDNFNLIVPLLSRQMVHFSLERELKRTLCADQELRAEREREKERKKAKADKSQHTKPTKPGLFSWVHSLLK; this is encoded by the coding sequence ATGAGCTGCTCCTGGCTACTGTGGCATCTTGCCCTGGAGGTCCACGAGGCCCTGTTGCCCTTCCGATGTCCCCCTGCCCGCTGGCTGGCGAGTTACAGGATGAACCCCAGCTTGCAGGACAGTTACCGCCTGCTGCAGCTGTccagggaggggggcagcagccCTGCCGAAGTGAAAGAGGCCTACCTACGGCTCGCCAAGCAGTACCACCCTGATAGCGGGGCTCTCTGTACCGACCCGCACAAGTTCTCCCAGCTGGTGGCGGCGTACCGAGCCGTGTTGGCACACCTGGCGCAGCAAAACGAGAAGGCGCGCCAATCTGgggaagaagaggaggaggaggaagacggCAAGTCCAGGCTGCAGGCACCACAGCACAGGCAGTACCTCAGCTTTGAGGGGGTGGGCTTGGGCACGCCCAGCCAGCGAGAGCGGCAATACCGTCAGTTCCGAGTGGACCGGGCCACGGAGCAGGTGCTGGACTACCGTCGCCGGGAGTTTGAACGGCAGGCAGGGGAGGAGGGCGCGTTGATGGCGCAGGAGGTGCGGCGGAGCAGCCGGCAGGTCAAGATCACGCAGGCGGTGGAGCGGCTGGTGGAGGACCTCATCCAGGAGTCCATGGCTAAGGGTGACTTCAGCAACCTGCGCGGGGCAGGCAAGCCTCTCGGCAAGTTCAGCCACAACCCCTACGCTGACCCCATGACTCACAACCTCAACCGCATCCTCATCGACAATGGCTACCAGCCGGAGTGGATCGTGGCGCAGAAGGAGATCCGCGAGACGGTAGACAAGCTAAGGGCCAGGCTCCTGGCGTCAAGGGGCCGGCTGGGGGACCCCCTCTCCCCTGCGGAGCAGCGGCTTTGGCAGCAGGAGTGTAAGGCCTTTGGCGAGGAGCTGGCCAAGCTCAACAAGAAGGTGGACAACTTCAACCTCATCGTACCCTTGCTGAGCCGTCAGATGGTGCACTTCAGCCTAGAGAGGGAGCTGAAGAGAACCCTGTGCGCTGACCAAGAGCTGAgagcagagagggagagggaaaaGGAGAGGAAGAAGGCCAAAGCTGACAAGTCTCAGCACACCAAACCCACCAAACCAGGCCTTTTCTCTTGGGTGCACAGTCTGCTCAAATAA
- the LOC107079177 gene encoding uncharacterized protein has product MELDGGNGYNSEGEEGAAAMLWTIDEAVQRQTLQIGASACGATAVVDVLQVLGISVTAEDADRCVQTRLRQNEAPLPEYLLSRSQAGATHQQLVEGAERASGGRVLGRFFPLHPSRQLALVPWLASWIRKGAVPVATMNMQLAVPEGEEVPDAWHHQLIFGVTPSAVYMTNPLDVVSAQVVQQRLCSDSVLLVRREDVLQRLTADTPVSVLPQGHTDPCWDILDVAGQVRQMVREEENDPRMTHIVIPAAYKSGVTLFALKDTALGQELLLAPDLPLLHSDTLRVCA; this is encoded by the exons ATGGAGTTGGACGGGGGAAATGGATACAACAGTGAGGGGGAGGAGGGAGCTGCCGCGATGCTGTGGACGATAGACGAGGCCGTGCAGCGGCAGACCCTCCAGATCGGGGCGTCGGCATGTGGGGCTACTGCTGTAGTGGACGTGCTGCAGGTCCTGGGGATCAGCGTGACGGCCGAGGACGCGGACCGCTGCGTCCAGACACGCCTGCGTCAAAACGAGGCCCCTCTCCCGGAGTATCTGCTCTCCCGGAGCCAGGCTG GGGCCACACACCAGCAGCTGGTGGAGGGTGCGGAGAGGGCAAGTGGTGGACGGGTGCTGGGCCGGTTTTTCCCACTCCACCCATCCCGGCAGCTGGCTCTGGTACCCTGGCTGGCCTCATGGATCCggaagggtgctgttcctgttGCCACCATGAACATGCAGCTGGCAGTGCCCGAGGGTGAGGAGGTGCCTGATGCCTGGCACCACCAACTCATCTTTGGCGTCACACCCAGTGCCGTTTACATGACAAACCCCCTGGATGTGG TGAGCGCTCAGGTGGTGCAGCAGCGTCTGTGCAGTGATTCGGTGCTGTTGGTGAGGAGAGAGGATGTCCTGCAGAGGCTGACAGCTGATACACCGGTCTCGGTATTGCCTCagggacacactgacccctgctGGGACATTCTAGACGTGGCAG GCCAGGTAAGGCAGATGGTGCGTGAGGAAGAGAATGACCCCAGAATGACGCACATTGTGATCCCAGCAGCATACAAGTCAGGAGTCACTCTGTTTGCCCTGAAAGACACCGCCCTTGGACAGGAGCTTCTCCTCGCCCCCGATCTGCCCCTGCTGCATTCGGACACCCTCAGAGTCTGCGCTTAG